A portion of the Faecalibacterium sp. I3-3-89 genome contains these proteins:
- a CDS encoding carbohydrate ABC transporter permease, producing the protein MASAAVQNKTPRKVLKKSTRDSLIAYSFIAPNFIGFCVFTLVPMVFAIALAFCAWDGRHAIEFVGLKNFVKLFTTDKIFQAALKNTIVYVIGTVPLTLACSLAMAVLLNQNVKLRNFFRTVAFFPYVASLVAVAAVWNMIFNPSMGPINMILNQFFGVAVENLPRWAAGKDTAMITVILFSVWKNMGYYMVIYLAGLQGCNPDLNEAAELDGANRWQQFWHITLPQLRPTTFFVVIMLTISGFKVYDQMYMITQGGPGTATMTLVYYIYNVAFVNTPKYGYASAISMVLFVLVLIVTIIQFRGSKGEN; encoded by the coding sequence TCATTGCGCCAAACTTCATTGGCTTCTGCGTGTTTACGCTGGTGCCCATGGTGTTTGCCATTGCGCTGGCCTTCTGCGCATGGGACGGCCGCCACGCCATTGAATTTGTCGGCCTGAAAAACTTTGTAAAGCTCTTCACCACCGATAAAATCTTTCAGGCGGCTTTGAAAAACACCATCGTCTATGTCATCGGCACCGTGCCGCTTACGCTGGCCTGCTCGCTGGCCATGGCCGTGCTGCTGAACCAGAACGTGAAGCTGCGCAACTTTTTCCGCACCGTGGCGTTCTTCCCTTACGTTGCTTCGCTGGTGGCGGTGGCAGCGGTATGGAACATGATCTTCAACCCCTCCATGGGCCCCATCAACATGATCCTGAACCAGTTCTTCGGCGTGGCGGTGGAAAACCTGCCCCGCTGGGCTGCCGGCAAGGACACCGCCATGATCACGGTCATCCTGTTCAGCGTGTGGAAGAACATGGGCTACTACATGGTCATCTATCTGGCCGGCCTGCAGGGCTGCAACCCGGACCTGAACGAAGCCGCCGAGCTGGACGGTGCAAACCGCTGGCAGCAGTTCTGGCACATCACTCTGCCCCAGCTGCGGCCTACCACCTTCTTTGTGGTCATCATGCTCACCATCTCCGGCTTCAAGGTCTACGACCAGATGTACATGATCACGCAGGGCGGCCCCGGTACTGCTACCATGACGCTGGTGTACTACATCTATAATGTGGCCTTCGTCAATACCCCGAAATACGGCTACGCAAGTGCAATTTCCATGGTGCTGTTCGTACTGGTGCTGATCGTTACCATCATCCAGTTCCGCGGCTCCAAGGGCGAGAACTGA
- a CDS encoding carbohydrate ABC transporter permease has translation MSAAIIKTEASQKRRNFVSKFLIYFFLIVITACMLLPFLWMLSSSFKLNKDVFGFPIQWIPKNPRWQNYVDIWTQIPLLTFVKNTVKITVVVTLLQLFTSSFAAYAFAKMQFKGKNALFLGYIATIAVPWQAYMVPQFMMMSSWHLNNTHLAIMCLQAFSAFGVFLMKQFYEGVPTELCEAARIDGLSEYGIWWHIMLPLSLPALSTLTIFTFVNTWNDFLGPLIYLTKTELKTIQIGLRMFITQYSAEYGLIMAASVVALIPVLIVFLSLQKYFVQGVASTGIKG, from the coding sequence ATGTCTGCTGCTATTATCAAGACCGAGGCCTCTCAGAAGCGCCGCAATTTCGTCTCCAAGTTCCTGATCTATTTCTTCCTCATCGTCATCACAGCTTGTATGCTGCTGCCCTTTTTGTGGATGCTGTCCTCCTCCTTTAAGCTGAATAAGGACGTGTTCGGCTTCCCTATCCAGTGGATCCCCAAAAATCCCCGCTGGCAGAACTATGTGGACATCTGGACCCAGATCCCGCTGCTGACCTTTGTGAAAAACACGGTCAAGATCACCGTGGTGGTCACCCTGTTGCAGCTGTTCACTTCCTCCTTTGCAGCCTACGCCTTTGCTAAGATGCAGTTCAAGGGCAAAAACGCGCTCTTCCTCGGCTACATTGCCACCATTGCAGTGCCTTGGCAGGCCTACATGGTGCCCCAGTTCATGATGATGAGCTCGTGGCATTTGAACAACACCCATCTGGCCATTATGTGCCTGCAGGCCTTCAGCGCCTTCGGCGTGTTCCTGATGAAGCAGTTCTACGAGGGCGTGCCCACCGAGCTGTGTGAGGCTGCCCGCATTGATGGCCTGAGCGAGTACGGCATCTGGTGGCACATCATGCTGCCCCTCAGCCTGCCCGCCCTGTCCACCCTGACCATCTTCACCTTCGTGAACACATGGAACGACTTCCTTGGCCCCCTGATCTACTTGACCAAGACCGAACTCAAGACCATCCAGATTGGTCTGCGTATGTTCATCACCCAGTATTCTGCAGAGTACGGCCTGATCATGGCGGCCTCTGTGGTGGCACTGATCCCGGTGCTGATCGTGTTCCTCTCCCTGCAAAAGTACTTTGTGCAGGGCGTGGCATCCACCGGCATCAAGGGCTAA
- the uidA gene encoding beta-glucuronidase, with amino-acid sequence MLYPEQNEARLKLSLDGTWAFALGSCAETQFDPAKPLPDAQPIAVPASYNDQNDQTTALRRHYGWVWYQRKVTLPAFCAGQRVVLRFGSVTHTAKVWLNGQLIAQHKGGFTPFEADVTALLQPGETALLTVACDNRVNHSTLPVGNEDGQLAFFGSDNAGIPSVEAAKRAAAPQNRPNFDFFNYAGIHRPVVLYTTPKEYIEDVTIVPAVDGTVQYAVKTTGSAPVRVTVLDADGNAVASAESAEGTITIPEVHLWEPRPGTPYLYTLHATCGADVYDQTFGVRSIEVRGTQVLLNGKALYFKGFCKHEDFTAHGRGFDPVLNVKDVNLIHWANANAVRTSHYPYAEEFYDLCDREGILVMDETPAVGIGGGAAVNPYKEYPLAEHHRQVLAEMIHRDKNHPCVVLWSLGNEPDLEHFPQDAYDYWHPLYELAHQLDPQDRPVTLVCCQNDYTKDITTRTMDIVCINRYYGWYNLSGDMDAACYGLNQELDFWAEQHKPVMMSEYGADTVAGLHTAGAEMFSEEFQVELYRRLDAEFDKRPWFVGEFVWNFADYDTVQGPMRVDGNKKGLFTRDRRPKLGMHFLRQRWAEIPTFGFKE; translated from the coding sequence ATGTTATATCCTGAACAGAATGAAGCGCGCTTGAAGCTGAGCCTTGACGGCACATGGGCGTTTGCGCTGGGCAGCTGCGCGGAAACCCAGTTCGACCCCGCAAAGCCCCTGCCGGACGCCCAGCCCATCGCGGTACCTGCCAGCTACAACGACCAGAACGACCAGACCACCGCCCTGCGCCGCCACTACGGCTGGGTGTGGTATCAGCGCAAGGTCACCCTGCCCGCCTTCTGCGCCGGGCAGCGGGTGGTGCTGCGGTTCGGCTCGGTGACCCACACGGCCAAGGTCTGGCTGAACGGCCAGCTCATTGCGCAGCACAAGGGCGGCTTTACCCCCTTTGAAGCGGACGTCACCGCTCTGCTGCAACCCGGCGAGACCGCACTGCTGACCGTAGCCTGTGACAACCGGGTGAACCACAGCACCCTGCCTGTGGGCAACGAGGACGGGCAGCTGGCCTTCTTTGGCTCGGACAACGCGGGTATCCCCAGTGTGGAGGCTGCCAAGCGTGCCGCCGCACCCCAGAACCGCCCCAACTTTGACTTTTTCAACTATGCGGGCATCCATCGCCCGGTGGTGCTCTACACCACCCCTAAAGAGTACATCGAGGATGTGACCATAGTGCCCGCCGTGGACGGCACGGTGCAGTACGCGGTAAAAACCACCGGCAGCGCACCTGTCCGTGTCACGGTGCTGGATGCTGACGGCAACGCCGTTGCAAGCGCCGAGAGTGCAGAAGGCACGATCACCATCCCGGAAGTGCATCTCTGGGAGCCCAGACCCGGCACGCCCTACCTGTACACCCTGCATGCCACCTGCGGGGCAGATGTCTACGACCAGACCTTTGGTGTGCGCAGCATTGAGGTGCGGGGCACACAGGTGCTTTTGAACGGCAAGGCGCTCTATTTCAAGGGCTTTTGCAAGCACGAGGACTTTACCGCCCATGGCCGAGGCTTTGACCCGGTGCTGAACGTGAAGGATGTGAACCTGATCCACTGGGCAAACGCCAATGCCGTGCGCACCAGCCACTATCCCTACGCCGAGGAGTTCTACGACCTGTGCGACCGGGAGGGCATTCTGGTCATGGACGAGACCCCGGCGGTGGGCATCGGCGGCGGGGCAGCGGTGAACCCCTATAAGGAATACCCCCTTGCGGAGCATCACCGGCAGGTGCTTGCCGAGATGATCCATCGGGACAAAAACCACCCCTGCGTGGTGCTGTGGAGCCTTGGCAACGAGCCGGATCTGGAGCACTTCCCGCAGGATGCCTACGACTACTGGCACCCGCTGTATGAGCTGGCGCACCAGCTGGACCCGCAGGACCGCCCGGTCACCCTCGTCTGCTGCCAGAACGACTACACCAAGGATATCACCACCCGCACCATGGATATCGTCTGCATCAACCGCTACTACGGCTGGTACAACCTTTCCGGTGACATGGACGCCGCTTGCTACGGCCTGAATCAGGAGCTGGATTTCTGGGCAGAGCAGCACAAGCCCGTGATGATGAGCGAGTACGGTGCGGACACCGTGGCAGGGCTGCACACCGCCGGAGCCGAGATGTTCAGTGAGGAGTTTCAGGTGGAGCTCTACCGCCGTCTGGATGCAGAGTTTGACAAGCGCCCGTGGTTTGTGGGAGAATTTGTCTGGAACTTTGCAGACTACGACACTGTGCAGGGCCCCATGCGGGTGGATGGCAACAAAAAAGGTCTGTTCACCCGGGATCGCCGCCCCAAGCTGGGCATGCACTTTCTGCGCCAGCGGTGGGCAGAGATACCTACGTTTGGATTTAAGGAGTAA